DNA sequence from the Psychrilyobacter piezotolerans genome:
TACAGTCACCCTTACCAGCTGACATCCTAAACTTTCCAGCTTTTTTATCTGGGCTACTGTTTTTTTTACATCTGCTGTATTTGTATTTGTCATAGACTGGATAATTACATCTTCACTTCCGCCTATATAGATATCTCCTACCTTTATTCTTTTAGTATTTTTCATCTTCTTTCACTCCCAATTTTGACAGTAATTCTACCATCTTTTTATCTTTATTCTCCCGGGCTATCCCCATAGGTGTATCCCCATAGGATGAATAATTTTTATCCCCGCCTATTTTTATTATATCTTCCACTGCACCATAATATGAATTGGATATACTTCGAAGGTATACCTCTCCCAGTACATTTTCTCCATCTTTATTTTTATAGTATAAATTTAAATTTTTAGTCAAAAACATCCTGATAGTATCCTCATCATATGCATAGTATACAGCCGAATTTCTCCTGTCATCTGTTATGTTGATATCGGCACCATTTGCTATGAGCAGCTTTACTACCTCTTTATTCCTCTTGGAAGCTGCCCACATCAATGGAGTCCACCGGCTTTTATCTGCTGTATCCGGATCGGCACCCTCTAAGATCAATTTTTCAACATAACTAGTAGGTTTTTCTTTAATAAAATTTATAATTAAAGGCACTCCCAGGTTATTTATATAATTTATATCTGCCCCTGCTTCTACCAGGATATCCAAAGCCTTTTTGGTCTTTACAAAATCGACAGCTCTTTTATTAGGATCATAGGATGTCGTATTCATTTTTTTTTGAGGAGGAGTTTCTGCCTCTAAATCCACACCATGGGAGATGATCACCTTCAAACTTTTAAGACTGTTGTTTTTAACTATCTTCATTAGGAGGGTTTCCCCATCTTCCCCTATATAGTTGGGATTAAATCCATTTTCTAAAAATAGTTTTAAACTCATGGCATCATCTAAGTCTATACTCTGCTCTACCATGGAATACGGTATTTCTATCTTATCCACCTTTATAGTTTTTTCTTTTTCCATACCACTGCAGGATAGCAGGAGTGTTCCCAGTATTATGGTTATCAATATTTTTTTCATAAAACCTCCAATATAAATAATTTGAAACCCCTGTCTCAAGATTCTTAGATTATACAATAATCTTTAGAAGCCTTGATGATACCCTTGCGGGTAGAACTTTTTTTCTCTTGAAACCTTTTTTTGTCACGAATTACACAAAGGGTATATAAGAGTATTAAAAAAAATTGCTACAGCACAGGAGCTTTGTCTTTGTCGCAGATTACACAGATTTACTCAGATTTTTAGAACCTTTCCCTGCCACCAATCTACACTAATTAAAGAATTAATGCTATTACACAGAAGTTTTTAGTATAATCCATAGAACGCGGATCTCTATCGAGACTACCCGATATGGGCATCACCAATATCTCTAAAGTTTATTCTATAAACTAAGAATATTGCGAACACAGAAAATACTCTGATTTTCACAGATTAAAACACTTTTTTCTTGGTTATAACCTCTCTTTGGTTCTGACTTTAATCCCTTTTTCTAGATGTTTCTCTACTTCACAGTAAACATCT
Encoded proteins:
- a CDS encoding ankyrin repeat domain-containing protein, translated to MKKILITIILGTLLLSCSGMEKEKTIKVDKIEIPYSMVEQSIDLDDAMSLKLFLENGFNPNYIGEDGETLLMKIVKNNSLKSLKVIISHGVDLEAETPPQKKMNTTSYDPNKRAVDFVKTKKALDILVEAGADINYINNLGVPLIINFIKEKPTSYVEKLILEGADPDTADKSRWTPLMWAASKRNKEVVKLLIANGADINITDDRRNSAVYYAYDEDTIRMFLTKNLNLYYKNKDGENVLGEVYLRSISNSYYGAVEDIIKIGGDKNYSSYGDTPMGIARENKDKKMVELLSKLGVKEDEKY